A stretch of Geomonas oryzisoli DNA encodes these proteins:
- a CDS encoding FtsB family cell division protein, giving the protein MQKRFFLVPAAVIIFILGFTVFGDRGLLRINHLHRDLDETQKRLNELKEENDKLKREIAALQSDRRYLESIARRDFGLVRSNEVIYQFPGGGKPAAAGTPAQGAAQVPAPVAPAAQGASAAKPAQPAQPAPHSGK; this is encoded by the coding sequence ATGCAGAAACGATTTTTTTTAGTACCGGCAGCGGTAATCATCTTCATCCTCGGCTTCACCGTCTTCGGTGACCGGGGGCTGCTGCGCATCAACCACCTGCACCGCGACCTCGACGAGACGCAGAAGCGCCTGAACGAGTTGAAAGAGGAAAACGACAAGCTGAAGCGGGAGATCGCCGCGCTGCAGTCGGACCGGCGCTACCTGGAGAGCATCGCCAGGCGCGACTTCGGCCTGGTGCGCAGCAACGAGGTGATCTACCAGTTCCCGGGGGGGGGCAAGCCCGCCGCTGCCGGGACTCCGGCCCAGGGAGCTGCGCAGGTGCCCGCGCCCGTCGCACCGGCGGCACAGGGAGCGTCGGCTGCCAAACCGGCTCAGCCCGCACAGCCGGCACCGCACTCCGGCAAGTAA
- a CDS encoding UDP-glucuronic acid decarboxylase family protein: MRILVTGGAGFIGSHLCERLLREGHDVICLDNFFTGSKRNIAHMLDHRSFELIRHDVTEPILLEVDRIYNLACPASPIHYQYNPVKTTKTSVMGAINMLGIAKRVRARILQASTSEVYGDPQVHPQTEAYWGNVNTLGLRSCYDEGKRVAETLMMDYHRQNHVDVRIIRIFNTYGPKMAENDGRVVSNFILQALKGEDITVYGGGEQTRSFCFVSDLVEGMMRMMETPGFTGPVNLGNPAETTILEFAKKIIALTGSTSRIVYRPLPADDPKQRQPDISLAKQMLGWEPTVSVDDGLKQTIDYFRSVLTSA, from the coding sequence ATGCGCATACTGGTCACCGGCGGCGCCGGGTTCATTGGGTCACATCTTTGCGAGAGGCTCCTGAGGGAAGGGCATGATGTCATCTGCCTCGACAACTTCTTCACCGGCAGCAAACGCAACATCGCGCATATGCTGGACCACCGCTCCTTCGAGCTGATCCGCCACGATGTTACCGAGCCCATCCTCCTCGAGGTGGACCGGATCTACAACCTGGCCTGCCCCGCCTCGCCGATCCACTACCAGTACAACCCCGTGAAGACCACCAAGACCAGCGTCATGGGCGCCATCAACATGCTGGGGATCGCCAAGAGGGTGAGGGCCAGGATCCTGCAGGCCTCCACCTCCGAGGTGTACGGCGACCCGCAGGTGCATCCGCAGACGGAGGCGTACTGGGGCAACGTCAACACCCTGGGGCTGAGAAGCTGCTACGACGAGGGGAAACGCGTCGCCGAAACCCTGATGATGGACTACCACCGCCAGAATCACGTGGACGTCAGGATCATCAGGATCTTCAATACCTACGGCCCCAAGATGGCCGAGAATGACGGCCGCGTGGTCTCCAACTTCATCCTCCAGGCCCTCAAGGGCGAGGACATCACCGTCTACGGCGGGGGGGAGCAGACCCGTTCCTTCTGCTTCGTCTCCGACCTCGTGGAGGGGATGATGCGCATGATGGAGACCCCCGGATTCACCGGCCCGGTCAACCTCGGCAACCCCGCGGAGACGACCATCCTGGAATTCGCCAAGAAGATCATCGCCCTCACCGGGTCCACCTCGCGCATCGTGTACCGCCCACTGCCGGCCGATGACCCGAAACAGAGGCAGCCGGACATCTCGCTGGCCAAGCAGATGCTGGGCTGGGAACCCACGGTGAGCGTGGACGACGGGCTCAAGCAGACCATCGACTATTTCCGGTCCGTCCTCACCTCGGCATAG
- a CDS encoding SPOR domain-containing protein, which translates to MRLDYSEKMRAVRESAERVKPVQKNRPRREPIGTFAVVGLLLLALGYGAGVLTGWFLFKGKVDPKALAAAQAAAQQKAQAAPVAQPAAPAQAGQAGQPGQPGQPAPEVPLTFYKTLPSGGKGAMGSGINTKLPEVQSKAAAAAPAATAAHVAEPASAKPAAAAVPAKAPEAKAAEKTGDKATDAGAEKPAAEKQGGEARYLVQVASYKDRKEADAVRAKLVAKGVAAYLVESKLQDKGVWYRIRVGHHLSKPEAQQLAGKVGSGATVVAE; encoded by the coding sequence ATGCGGCTTGACTACAGCGAAAAGATGAGGGCGGTCAGGGAAAGCGCCGAGCGCGTCAAACCCGTGCAGAAGAACCGTCCCCGCCGGGAGCCGATCGGCACCTTCGCGGTGGTCGGTCTGCTGCTGCTCGCCCTGGGGTACGGGGCAGGTGTGCTGACCGGGTGGTTCCTGTTCAAGGGGAAGGTTGATCCCAAGGCCCTCGCCGCGGCGCAGGCCGCAGCTCAGCAGAAGGCGCAGGCCGCACCCGTGGCGCAACCGGCGGCACCCGCTCAAGCAGGACAGGCGGGCCAACCCGGCCAGCCGGGGCAGCCCGCCCCCGAGGTCCCGCTTACCTTCTACAAGACCCTTCCCTCAGGAGGGAAGGGGGCCATGGGCAGCGGCATCAACACGAAGCTTCCCGAAGTGCAGTCCAAGGCGGCAGCCGCCGCACCGGCCGCGACCGCGGCGCACGTTGCCGAGCCGGCCTCCGCAAAGCCGGCCGCTGCCGCCGTACCCGCCAAGGCGCCGGAGGCCAAAGCCGCGGAGAAAACCGGGGACAAGGCCACGGACGCCGGCGCGGAGAAGCCTGCCGCCGAAAAGCAGGGTGGCGAAGCACGCTACCTGGTGCAGGTCGCTTCGTACAAGGACAGGAAAGAGGCGGACGCGGTGCGCGCCAAGCTCGTCGCCAAGGGCGTGGCCGCATACCTGGTGGAATCGAAGCTACAGGACAAGGGAGTCTGGTACCGGATCAGGGTAGGGCATCACCTGTCGAAGCCGGAGGCGCAGCAGTTGGCCGGGAAGGTTGGGAGCGGGGCGACGGTGGTCGCGGAATAG
- the argS gene encoding arginine--tRNA ligase, with amino-acid sequence MKEQLRACILKGIEGCFADGTLTSGVVPAINVEKPAHAEHGDFATNVAMQMAKQERKAPRAVAEALVKKLAEASDLIQSVEIAGPGFINFFVKDAAWRQVLTTIDRAGDQYGKSKVGAGKRVQVEFVSANPTGPLHIGHGRGAATGDAVASLLSAAGFDVQREYYINDAGNQMNTLGLSGLLRYKELLGEKIEFPENCYQGDYIKDIARDAITKHGDRFLKAPQEEGVSFFAKMGGDLILKGIDDDLQDFGIRFDNWFSEQSLFDDGKVTSAIAEMQEKGHIYEQEGALWFRTTAFGDDKDRVVVRSNGVTTYFASDIAYHRDKYARGFDWVIDVWGADHHGYVPRLKSVVQGLGRKADDLGIILVQLVSLLRDGQPVAMSTRSGEFVTLKEVVDEVGRDAARFFFLMRRSDSQLDFDLELAKRQSNDNPVYYVQYAHARIRSIFDTAKERGVEPNFDGVRLELLESADDMSLIKKLSLYPEILEGAAVNFEPHRITYYLQDLAGEFHSFYNKSRVITPEEPELTQARLFLLHCVAVTLKNALTVLGMSAPERM; translated from the coding sequence ATGAAGGAGCAGCTGCGCGCATGCATCCTGAAGGGAATCGAGGGGTGTTTCGCCGACGGCACGCTCACCTCTGGTGTGGTTCCGGCCATCAACGTGGAGAAGCCGGCACACGCCGAGCACGGAGATTTCGCTACCAACGTCGCCATGCAGATGGCCAAGCAGGAGCGCAAGGCGCCGCGCGCCGTCGCGGAGGCCCTGGTCAAGAAGCTCGCCGAGGCGTCGGACCTGATCCAGTCCGTCGAGATCGCCGGCCCCGGTTTCATCAACTTCTTCGTCAAGGACGCGGCTTGGAGGCAGGTCCTCACCACGATCGACCGAGCCGGCGACCAGTACGGCAAGAGCAAGGTCGGCGCCGGCAAGCGGGTGCAGGTCGAGTTCGTCAGCGCCAACCCGACCGGTCCGCTGCATATCGGCCACGGCCGCGGCGCCGCGACCGGTGATGCCGTCGCCTCCCTCCTCTCCGCCGCCGGCTTCGACGTGCAGCGCGAGTACTACATCAACGACGCCGGCAACCAGATGAACACCTTGGGGCTCTCCGGACTGTTGCGCTACAAGGAACTGCTGGGCGAGAAGATCGAGTTCCCCGAGAACTGCTACCAGGGCGACTACATCAAGGACATCGCACGGGACGCCATCACCAAGCACGGCGACCGCTTTCTGAAGGCTCCGCAGGAGGAGGGCGTTTCCTTCTTCGCCAAGATGGGGGGCGATCTGATCCTCAAGGGGATCGACGACGACCTGCAGGACTTCGGCATCCGCTTCGACAACTGGTTCTCCGAGCAGTCGCTCTTCGATGACGGCAAGGTCACCTCGGCCATCGCCGAAATGCAGGAGAAGGGGCACATATACGAGCAGGAAGGAGCGCTCTGGTTCAGAACCACGGCGTTTGGCGACGACAAGGACCGCGTGGTAGTCAGAAGTAACGGCGTCACCACTTACTTCGCTTCCGACATCGCCTACCACCGCGACAAGTACGCGCGCGGCTTCGACTGGGTCATCGACGTCTGGGGCGCCGACCACCACGGCTACGTGCCGAGGCTGAAGAGCGTGGTGCAGGGACTGGGGCGCAAGGCCGACGACCTCGGCATCATCCTGGTACAACTGGTATCGCTTTTGCGCGACGGCCAGCCGGTGGCCATGTCCACCAGAAGCGGCGAGTTCGTGACGCTGAAGGAGGTTGTGGACGAGGTCGGCCGCGACGCCGCCCGCTTCTTCTTCCTGATGCGCCGCTCCGACAGCCAGCTCGATTTCGATCTCGAGCTCGCCAAGCGCCAGAGCAACGACAACCCGGTCTACTACGTGCAGTACGCCCACGCCAGGATCAGGAGCATCTTCGACACGGCCAAAGAGCGCGGCGTGGAGCCGAACTTCGACGGGGTGCGTCTGGAGCTGCTGGAGAGCGCCGACGATATGAGCCTCATCAAGAAGCTCTCCCTCTACCCGGAGATCCTGGAGGGGGCGGCGGTCAACTTCGAACCGCACCGGATCACTTACTACCTGCAGGACCTGGCCGGCGAGTTCCACAGCTTCTATAACAAGAGCAGGGTGATCACCCCCGAGGAGCCCGAGCTCACCCAGGCCCGTCTGTTCCTGCTGCACTGCGTCGCCGTGACCTTGAAGAACGCGCTGACCGTGCTCGGGATGTCGGCTCCGGAGAGGATGTAG